In Malus sylvestris chromosome 16, drMalSylv7.2, whole genome shotgun sequence, the following are encoded in one genomic region:
- the LOC126608019 gene encoding putative E3 ubiquitin-protein ligase RF4 codes for MASMVAKGSSSCTTQVSSSITVQEKGSRNKRKFRTDPPLGYPSKIIPLSQTESTSYEFSAEKFEITQSHGQIGVCDLCSINQDHSDGLKLDLGLSNAVVPSEVGPSRPREELEADEFQDADWSDLTETQLEELVLSNLDMIFNSAIKKIVACGYAEEVATKAVLRSGLCYGCKDTVSNIVDNTLAYLRSGQEIDPSREHCFEDLQQLEKYILAELVCVLREVRPFFSTGDAMWCLLICDMNVSHACAMDGDPLNSFIGDGASNGSPSIPNQPQSKTESKSSELNILNNSKTVPSVPGSHSSQSETPTIAGGVPSIAKPKNSVVHSGSLFEKEGAHSTSDNGDKSFCASETSQSPTVEEKLLSSRRVHSVTTKRDYMLRHKSLHLEKSYRTYGCKGSSRAGKLNGLGGLILDKKLKSVSDSTAVNLKNASLKISKAMGVDVPQDSGNNNLSANAGPSSPRPFNLDVDNTASVLPKNSVPSILPAVGTSTALPAVGTSTALPSVSTSMALPVVNTAAALPAPNTLPALSVADTELSLSLPTKSISNPVPISCHSDATNSVFSGIPYDKSLGQWVPRDKKDEMILKLVPRARDLQNQLQEWTEWANQKVMQAARRLSKDKAELKSLRQEKEEVERLKKEKQTLEENTMKKLSEMENSLCKASSQVERANSSVRRLEVENAALRQEMEAAKVRAAESAASCQEVSKREKKTLIKFQSWEKQKTMFNGELVTEKRKLKQLLQELEQAKDLQEQLEARWQQEEKSKEELFGQVSSIRKEREQIEASTKSEEDAIKLKAENNLQKYKDDIQKLEKEISQLRLKGDSSKIAALRRGVDGSYSSKVIDIENGLDDKGSRIPYISEAVKDIQDYTETGGVKRERECVMCLSEEMSVVFLPCAHQVVCRTCNELHEKQGMKDCPSCRSPIQWRISVRYARS; via the exons ATGGCATCAATGGTGGCCAAGGGCAGTAGTAGTTGTACCACCCAAGTCTCTTCCTCGATAACTGTTCAAGAAAAGGGAAGTAGAAATAAGAGGAAGTTCCGGACTGATCCGCCTTTAGGTTACCCGAGCAAGATTATTCCTTTATCTCAGACTGAATCAACAAGTTATGAGTTTTCAGCTGAAAAATTCGAAATCACGCAGAGTCATGGACAAATTGGTGTCTGTGACCTGTGCAGTATTAATCAAGACCATTCTGATGGGTTGAAACTCGACCTTGGATTGTCTAATGCTGTTGTTCCATCCGAGGTTGGCCCAAGCCGGCCCAGAGAGGAACTAGAGGCAGATGAGTTTCAGGATGCTGATTGGAGTGACCTCACAGAAACCCAACTTGAAGAGCTTGTTCTAAGTAATTTGGACATGATTTTCAACAGTGCAATAAAAAAGATTGTTGCTTGTGGTTACGCAGAAGAAGTTGCTACAAAGGCTGTTTTGCGGTCTGGTCTTTGTTATGGGTGTAAAGACACCGTGTCTAATATAGTGGATAATACTTTAGCTTATCTTAGAAGTGGCCAAGAAATTGATCCTTCAAGAGAGCACTGTTTTGAAGATCTACAGCAGCTGGAGAAGTACATATTGGCAGAACTGGTTTGCGTTCTTCGAGAGGTTAGGCCTTTCTTCAGCACTGGTGATGCAATGTGGTGCTTGTTGATTTGTGACATGAATGTCTCTCATGCTTGTGCAATGGATGGCGATCCCTTGAATAGTTTCATTGGTGATGGAGCTTCAAATGGAAGTCCCTCCATCCCGAATCAACCCCAGTCAAAAACAGAATCCAAAAGTTCGGAATTGAATATTCTGAATAATTCTAAGACAGTTCCTTCAGTTCCTGGTTCTCATAGCTCACAGTCTGAGACACCTACCATTGCAGGAGGGGTTCCCAGCATAGCTAAACCGAAAAATTCCGTTGTTCATAGTGGATCATTGTTTGAGAAAGAGGGCGCACATTCCACATCTGATAATGGGGATAAATCTTTTTGTGCATCTGAAACATCTCAATCTCCCACAGTAGAGGAAAAGCTTTTAAGTAGTAGAAGGGTCCATTCTGTTACTACCAAGAGAGACTACATGCTTCGGCACAAGTCGCTTCATTTGGAGAAAAGCTATCGGACTTATGGATGTAAAGGGTCTTCAAGGGCTGGGAAGCTGAATGGTTTGGGTGGTTTAATCTTGGATAAGAAACTAAAATCTGTGTCAGACTCTACCGCTGTTAATTTAAAGAATGCTTCCTTAAAAATAAGCAAGGCTATGGGAGTTGATGTGCCTCAAGACAGTGGAAACAACAATCTTTCTGCCAATGCAGGGCCTTCTTCCCCTAGACCATTTAACCTGGATGTTGACAATACTGCTTCTGTTTTGCCTAAGAACAGTGTCCCGTCCATATTACCTGCTGTCGGTACTTCAACGGCATTACCTGCTGTTGGTACTTCAACAGCATTACCTTCTGTCAGTACTTCAATGGCATTACCTGTAGTCAATACTGCAGCAGCATTACCTGCACCAAATACTCTGCCTGCATTATCAGTTGCTGATACTGAGCTTTCCCTTTCTCTGCCTACAAAAAGCATTTCAAATCCAGTTCCTATTAGCTGTCACTCTGATGCAACTAATTCTGTTTTTTCTGGGATACCGTATGATAAGTCCTTGGGGCAGTGGGTTCCCCGGGACAAGAAagatgaaatgattttgaagttGGTTCCGAGGGCACGGGACTTGCAAAATCAGCTCCAAGAGTGGACAGAGTGGGCCAATCAGAAGGTTATGCAGGCTGCACGTAGATTGAGTAAGGACAAGGCTGAACTTAAGTCATTGaggcaagagaaagaagaagttgAGCGGCTGAAGAAAGAGAAGCAAACGCTGGAGGAAAACACCATGAAGAAGCTTTCTGAGATGGAAAATTCTCTGTGCAAGGCTAGTAGCCAGGTTGAACGAGCAAATTCTTCTGTCCGGAGGCTTGAGGTGGAGAATGCTGCCTTGAGGCAGGAAATGGAGGCTGCTAAAGTACGTGCTGCAGAGTCCGCTGCAAGCTGTCAGGAGGTATCAAAGAGGGAGAAGAAAACACTGATAAAGTTTCAGTCCTGGGAGAAGCAGAAAACCATGTTCAATGGAGAACTTGTGACTGAAAAGCGCAAGTTAAAACAGCTGCTACAGGAACTAGAACAAGCGAAAGATCTCCAGGAACAATTGGAG GCTAGATGGCAACAGGAAGAGAAATCAAAGGAAGAACTATTTGGGCAGGTCAGTTCTATAAGAAAAGAAAGGGAACAGATAGAGGCTTCAACAAAATCCGAGGAGGATGCGATTAAACTGAAGGCAGAAAACAATCTGCAGAAGTACAAAGACGATATTCAGAAACTCGAAAAAGAAATCTCTCAATTGAGACTCAAGGGTGATTCTTCAAAAATTGCTGCGCTGCGGAGGGGCGTTGATGGAAGCTATTCCAGCAAAGTAATAGACATCGAAAATGGCCTGGATGACAAGGGGTCCCGGATCCCATACATCTCAGAAGCAGTGAAGGATATTCAAGACTACACTGAGACAGGAGGGGTGAAACGTGAACGGGAGTGTGTCATGTGCCTCTCGGAGGAGATGTCTGTGGTCTTCCTCCCGTGCGCCCATCAAGTGGTATGCAGGACGTGCAATGAGCTCCACGAGAAACAGGGCATGAAGGATTGCCCGTCTTGTAGGAGCCCGATACAGTGGCGAATTTCTGTACGTTATGCTCGTTCTTAA